One part of the Dyadobacter sp. 676 genome encodes these proteins:
- a CDS encoding ATP-binding protein has protein sequence MKIPLRPLSRALVIWTILLVVILGSFVFVILLTRVKSQTIRENIQELRKDVNGYQKIDTCISLLYVAENNSRLFIITQDSTYLRLFTSQLQTVSNILTEFETERANRSSALSGLIESKRESNDEFIRMKILVDSLLALSVQRSEQDKQELSKQHRPAIRVKKTSKVDSVVVADPRKKKRGLFKRLADAIINKRDDEVTKEKTKVIIQRDSLIMPYLLAQELDLSRYDEYNRVKRQLNEAEQRLLFLNGELFANLQLTLKGLKAAEEAKARQFRRLLLTETSDKFEEVNHLLWVGALVVLVMTVIIIRNVIKLYRNDVTILRYAALTTETAKQKGEFLAQVTHEIRTPLNAIIGFSQLMDTGRLDGQMKESVEAIQSSSRILLTLVNDLLDFSKLERGKLSLQYQPFNPVELINEVLALMSVLADEKDIRIVPELNIAREIYLLGDEFRIKQVMINLLSNAIKFTPARGNVIVEASLDNADGQKKHLNIGVKDSGIGIAQEHLGEIFKDFSQIDGPSVVKQGTGLGLAICKRIVELHGGKISVQSVLGKGSEFKVDIPMQVAEKVKVRPAGTRPPAISPVDFKGKKVLVADDTKLNLVLMSRLLEKHGLSYDLVGSGDDALELFEKQHYDLVITDIHMPGMDGAELTRQIRSNADLSRAMTPVVGFTGDLSDRDKDFYAGLGITGVLGKPFSEKEFLTVLGQAFNRPGTTS, from the coding sequence ATGAAAATTCCTTTACGCCCCCTGTCACGGGCATTAGTGATCTGGACCATCCTGTTGGTTGTCATACTGGGCTCGTTCGTATTCGTGATATTGCTCACGCGTGTGAAGTCGCAAACCATCCGTGAGAACATCCAGGAACTCCGTAAGGATGTGAATGGCTATCAGAAAATTGATACCTGTATTTCGCTATTATACGTCGCCGAAAACAACAGCCGGCTTTTTATCATTACCCAGGATTCTACCTATTTGCGGTTGTTTACCAGCCAGTTGCAAACCGTTTCCAATATCCTTACCGAATTCGAAACCGAGCGGGCCAACCGGTCGTCTGCATTGTCGGGACTGATAGAAAGCAAGCGGGAAAGTAACGACGAATTCATCCGGATGAAAATTCTTGTCGACAGCCTGCTGGCGCTGTCGGTCCAGCGCAGCGAGCAGGACAAGCAGGAACTTTCGAAACAACACCGGCCGGCCATTCGGGTAAAAAAGACGTCGAAGGTCGATTCGGTGGTAGTGGCCGATCCGAGAAAGAAGAAACGTGGCCTTTTCAAGCGGCTGGCCGACGCCATCATCAACAAGCGTGACGACGAAGTAACCAAAGAAAAGACCAAAGTGATTATCCAGCGCGATTCGCTGATAATGCCTTACCTGCTCGCACAGGAGCTAGACCTGAGCCGTTACGATGAATATAACAGGGTAAAAAGGCAGTTGAATGAAGCAGAGCAAAGGTTGCTGTTCCTGAACGGCGAGCTCTTTGCAAATCTGCAACTGACGCTGAAAGGGCTGAAAGCAGCCGAGGAGGCAAAAGCGAGGCAGTTCAGAAGACTGCTGTTAACGGAAACGTCCGACAAATTCGAAGAGGTTAACCACCTGCTGTGGGTAGGTGCCCTGGTAGTCCTGGTGATGACGGTCATTATCATCCGGAATGTGATTAAGCTATACCGTAACGACGTCACAATCCTCCGATATGCCGCATTGACGACCGAGACGGCCAAACAGAAAGGCGAGTTCCTCGCACAGGTAACGCACGAGATCAGGACGCCGCTGAATGCGATCATCGGTTTTTCCCAATTGATGGACACCGGCCGGCTCGACGGGCAAATGAAAGAAAGTGTCGAGGCTATTCAAAGCTCCTCGCGGATTTTGCTGACGCTCGTGAACGACCTCCTCGATTTCTCGAAACTGGAACGGGGTAAATTATCGCTTCAATACCAGCCTTTTAATCCTGTGGAGCTGATCAACGAGGTGCTCGCATTGATGAGCGTTCTGGCCGATGAAAAGGACATCCGCATCGTTCCTGAGTTGAACATCGCGCGGGAGATTTATCTGTTAGGTGACGAGTTTCGGATAAAACAGGTGATGATCAACCTTCTCAGCAATGCGATTAAATTCACGCCGGCACGCGGAAATGTGATCGTTGAAGCCAGTCTCGACAATGCCGACGGGCAGAAAAAGCACCTGAATATCGGTGTGAAGGATTCGGGGATTGGCATCGCGCAGGAACATTTGGGGGAAATATTCAAGGATTTCAGCCAGATCGACGGTCCGTCGGTTGTGAAGCAGGGAACAGGACTCGGGCTTGCTATTTGCAAGCGCATCGTAGAACTGCACGGAGGAAAAATTTCCGTCCAAAGTGTGCTGGGGAAGGGGTCTGAATTTAAGGTCGACATTCCGATGCAGGTTGCTGAAAAAGTAAAAGTACGGCCTGCGGGAACACGGCCGCCTGCAATATCGCCGGTTGATTTTAAAGGTAAAAAAGTACTCGTCGCCGACGATACGAAACTGAACCTGGTGCTGATGAGCAGGTTGCTCGAAAAGCACGGGCTTTCATACGATCTGGTCGGCTCGGGGGACGATGCGCTCGAACTTTTCGAAAAACAACATTACGACCTCGTGATTACCGACATCCACATGCCCGGAATGGATGGAGCCGAGCTGACGAGGCAAATTCGGAGCAATGCGGATTTATCCAGGGCCATGACGCCCGTGGTAGGGTTCACCGGTGATCTGTCCGACCGCGACAAGGATTTTTACGCGGGTCTTGGTATTACAGGTGTGCTAGGCAAGCCGTTCTCCGAAAAGGAATTCCTTACAGTGCTCGGGCAGGCATTCAACAGGCCGGGTACGACCAGTTAG
- a CDS encoding TonB-dependent receptor, giving the protein MKALLLAMTFIYAANLYAQEGTQTIRGNIRDEVSKSPVIGASILLVGESAEGPVGAVTDVHGDFIIVGVPTGRRTFQVTMIGYEPQQLSNIIVTAGKEVILNVTLTEAVQNLNEVLVTADRKNDKTRTNNELSVVSGRSFNVEDTKRYAGALGDPSRMAANFAGVVSGDDSRNDIVVRGNSPSGTLWQLEGLNIPNPNHFGSFAATGGPVSMLNNNVLGKSDFLTGAFPAQYGNALSAVFDLQLREGNNQKHELMGQVGFNGFELGAEGPFTRNSKASFLLNYRYSTMGLFKALGLQFGTGTAIPDYQDLNFKIAVPKGNKGKLALFGIVGSSDVTFLGNEVDTTLTNLYGTENTNTRVKYGTRIFGLAYEHNLTPKTFARLTLGMSATRERFSGDSISNVSREAFLSGEARYNTSKYSAVLNLRHKINAKSSLYGGVTVDLLDFALYNRSIYQAGKIDIVRADVSGERTVLTQAYAQWKYRVSQRVIFTTGVHFQHYDLSNNVAVEPRVGLQYAFGEGQSVSAGYGLNSQAQNIYTYFVQTPGESGPVQTNRNLGFTQSHHFVLGYRNRLTENLLLKIEPYYQVLFNVPVERRASGYSALNMGASFGPSDRDSLVNEGTGHNMGVELTLERYFNKGYYFLLTSSLFDSKYKGSDRVERNTAFNTRYVLNALGGKEFRFGKNNVLSANIKTSLVGGKYVTPLNLAASRIKGSAVYDENQAYSLRQTAYFRTDIRFSYRREMRRSTMEFSMDLQNVTARKNIFQQTYNPRTNELANQYQQPFFPVPYFRYTF; this is encoded by the coding sequence ATGAAAGCATTACTATTAGCCATGACATTTATTTACGCTGCTAACCTTTACGCACAGGAAGGCACGCAAACAATCCGGGGAAACATACGCGACGAAGTTTCCAAATCACCGGTGATCGGCGCATCGATACTACTGGTCGGGGAATCAGCGGAGGGCCCGGTAGGCGCGGTTACAGATGTTCACGGAGACTTCATTATCGTTGGGGTGCCCACGGGCCGGCGGACTTTTCAGGTGACGATGATTGGGTATGAGCCTCAGCAATTGTCGAATATTATCGTTACCGCTGGGAAAGAGGTGATTTTGAATGTAACCCTGACCGAGGCTGTGCAAAACCTGAATGAAGTACTGGTTACCGCCGACCGGAAGAATGACAAAACGAGGACGAATAATGAATTGTCGGTCGTGAGCGGCCGGTCTTTTAATGTGGAAGATACCAAACGCTACGCGGGGGCATTAGGAGATCCATCGAGGATGGCGGCCAATTTCGCCGGTGTAGTGTCGGGCGATGACTCACGAAACGATATCGTCGTGCGTGGCAACTCGCCCTCAGGCACATTGTGGCAGCTCGAAGGCCTTAACATTCCTAATCCCAACCATTTCGGCTCGTTTGCGGCCACAGGCGGGCCTGTAAGCATGCTCAACAACAATGTTCTTGGGAAATCCGACTTTCTTACCGGTGCCTTTCCCGCTCAGTATGGGAATGCCTTATCGGCGGTATTTGACCTGCAATTGCGGGAAGGCAATAATCAGAAACATGAGCTGATGGGGCAGGTCGGTTTCAACGGCTTCGAACTGGGCGCGGAGGGGCCTTTTACCAGGAATTCCAAAGCATCCTTCCTTTTGAATTACCGCTATTCCACGATGGGGCTTTTCAAGGCGCTTGGCTTGCAGTTCGGTACAGGCACGGCCATTCCGGATTATCAGGACCTGAATTTTAAAATCGCAGTGCCCAAGGGAAACAAAGGCAAACTGGCACTTTTTGGGATCGTTGGAAGCAGCGACGTGACTTTCCTGGGGAATGAGGTTGATACAACGCTTACGAATTTATATGGCACTGAAAATACGAACACGCGGGTCAAATATGGCACCCGCATTTTCGGACTGGCTTATGAGCACAATCTTACCCCTAAAACGTTTGCCAGACTCACTTTGGGCATGAGCGCCACCCGGGAGCGGTTTAGCGGCGATTCCATCAGCAACGTTAGCCGTGAGGCGTTTTTGAGCGGAGAAGCCAGATATAATACCTCCAAATACTCGGCTGTTTTGAACCTGAGACATAAAATAAATGCAAAAAGCAGCCTGTACGGAGGTGTGACGGTCGACTTGCTTGATTTTGCCCTGTACAACCGCTCTATCTATCAGGCAGGGAAAATCGATATCGTCCGGGCGGATGTGAGCGGGGAAAGAACCGTGCTCACACAGGCGTATGCGCAATGGAAGTACCGTGTTTCGCAGCGTGTGATTTTCACGACGGGTGTCCACTTTCAGCATTATGATTTGAGCAACAATGTCGCTGTGGAGCCGCGGGTAGGCCTGCAATATGCGTTTGGGGAAGGACAGTCGGTGAGTGCCGGTTACGGTTTGAACAGCCAGGCACAGAACATCTACACCTATTTTGTGCAAACACCTGGTGAATCGGGACCCGTGCAAACGAACAGGAATCTGGGTTTTACCCAAAGCCACCATTTTGTACTCGGTTATCGGAACCGTCTGACCGAGAACCTGCTTCTGAAAATTGAGCCGTACTACCAGGTATTGTTCAACGTTCCGGTGGAGCGCCGGGCGTCGGGTTATTCGGCGCTGAACATGGGTGCGTCGTTTGGGCCCTCCGATCGCGACAGTCTGGTGAACGAAGGTACCGGGCACAATATGGGCGTCGAACTCACTTTGGAGAGATATTTCAACAAAGGCTACTACTTCCTATTAACGAGCTCCCTGTTCGATTCGAAATACAAAGGCAGCGACAGGGTGGAGCGTAACACCGCCTTTAATACCAGATATGTGCTCAATGCGCTCGGAGGCAAGGAGTTCCGATTCGGTAAGAACAATGTTCTCAGCGCAAACATTAAAACATCGCTGGTAGGCGGCAAGTATGTCACACCGCTGAATCTGGCGGCGTCGCGTATCAAAGGCTCTGCCGTTTACGATGAAAACCAGGCGTACTCCCTTCGGCAAACAGCCTACTTCCGAACCGACATCCGTTTTTCCTACCGTCGCGAAATGCGCCGAAGCACAATGGAGTTTTCGATGGATTTGCAGAACGTGACTGCCCGCAAAAATATTTTCCAGCAAACGTATAATCCGAGGACCAACGAGCTGGCAAATCAGTACCAGCAGCCATTTTTCCCTGTACCCTATTTCCGATACACATTTTAA
- a CDS encoding PAS domain-containing sensor histidine kinase, whose protein sequence is MTRHIEMLDALFKHATEGIVVVDKQANIVMLNPKAKELFGYTDRELIGKKVETLIPQRFNRNHVGYRDEYLEAPRARGMGHMMDLFARRKDGTEFPVEVSLSPFTTSDGEFVVSFVIDITERKKQESRIIEANLEIQKLNAELEVRVQQRTEELAAAIKRIEQSQEEVVRALAKERELNNMKSQFVTIASHEFRTPLATILSSASLIGRYSRTEDEEKRRKHVQRIKSTVTNLTEILNDFLSIGKLEEGRIHAIPVLTDLNEFSRNLIEEIKGLCKEGQQLFFSYEGEADAWLDKQLLRNVLFNLLSNAIKYSEPGKSIFLRLKNRGGMIRMEVQDQGIGIPQQDQDHIFDRFFRANNAGNAQGTGLGLNIVQNYIELMGGTVRFQSELGVGTTFFVELPNREPASVKIDA, encoded by the coding sequence ATGACACGGCATATCGAAATGCTGGATGCCCTGTTCAAGCACGCGACCGAGGGGATCGTGGTGGTGGACAAACAGGCAAACATTGTAATGCTTAACCCAAAGGCAAAGGAGCTTTTCGGCTATACCGACCGGGAACTGATCGGTAAAAAAGTGGAGACGCTGATCCCGCAGCGGTTCAACCGAAACCATGTCGGATACCGCGACGAGTATCTCGAAGCGCCCCGCGCGCGCGGTATGGGCCACATGATGGACCTTTTTGCCCGGCGCAAGGATGGCACCGAATTCCCGGTCGAAGTGAGCCTAAGCCCCTTCACTACCAGCGATGGCGAATTCGTCGTAAGTTTTGTGATCGACATTACCGAACGCAAAAAACAGGAGAGTCGCATTATCGAAGCCAATCTTGAAATACAAAAACTGAACGCGGAGCTGGAAGTGCGCGTGCAGCAGCGAACGGAAGAACTCGCCGCGGCCATCAAGCGCATCGAACAATCGCAAGAGGAAGTGGTACGCGCGCTGGCGAAGGAACGCGAGCTGAACAATATGAAAAGCCAGTTTGTGACAATCGCCTCTCACGAATTCCGTACGCCGCTCGCGACGATCCTGTCGTCGGCGTCGCTCATCGGTCGCTATTCACGTACGGAAGACGAAGAAAAGCGCCGGAAACACGTGCAACGCATTAAATCTACTGTAACCAATCTTACCGAGATTCTGAACGACTTCCTGTCCATCGGCAAGCTGGAAGAAGGCCGCATCCATGCTATTCCGGTGCTGACCGACCTGAATGAATTTTCCAGGAACCTGATCGAAGAAATCAAAGGACTTTGCAAGGAAGGGCAGCAGTTGTTTTTTTCGTACGAGGGGGAAGCCGACGCGTGGCTCGACAAGCAATTGTTGCGCAACGTGCTTTTCAATCTTCTCTCGAATGCCATTAAGTATTCGGAACCTGGAAAATCGATTTTCCTGAGGCTTAAAAACCGGGGCGGGATGATCCGCATGGAAGTACAAGACCAGGGTATCGGTATCCCGCAACAGGACCAGGACCATATTTTCGACCGCTTTTTCCGCGCGAACAACGCGGGCAACGCACAGGGGACCGGTCTGGGCCTGAATATCGTACAAAACTATATCGAACTGATGGGCGGTACCGTACGCTTTCAGAGCGAACTGGGCGTTGGCACCACATTCTTTGTGGAGTTACCCAACCGCGAACCAGCATCTGTAAAAATCGACGCCTGA
- a CDS encoding PD-(D/E)XK nuclease family transposase produces the protein MQEVRSGRFIDPFTDFGFKRMFGTEAGKDVLINFLNEVLAGERRIADLTYNQNENGGQQPGARKAIFDLVCTGVDGEQFIIEVQRIRQKYFKDRCLYYAASLIRDQAKAGGANWEYDLIGLSLSWNWTDGCIC, from the coding sequence ATGCAGGAAGTTCGCTCCGGCAGGTTCATTGATCCGTTTACCGATTTTGGTTTTAAGAGAATGTTCGGTACCGAGGCTGGCAAGGATGTATTAATCAATTTTCTGAATGAAGTGCTTGCCGGTGAGCGCCGGATCGCCGATTTGACATATAATCAGAATGAGAATGGTGGTCAGCAGCCCGGCGCCCGCAAGGCTATTTTCGACCTGGTTTGTACCGGAGTCGACGGCGAACAGTTTATCATCGAGGTGCAACGAATAAGGCAGAAATACTTTAAAGACAGGTGCCTGTATTATGCGGCTTCGCTGATTCGCGACCAGGCGAAAGCGGGTGGGGCTAACTGGGAGTACGATTTAATAGGACTGAGCTTGTCATGGAATTGGACAGATGGCTGTATTTGTTGA
- a CDS encoding sensor histidine kinase — protein MKEKAYTLNDRKWRMIGIPLMGLSIAVMVNFDEFLKLSRLFFVSVLFSTLLTLTFWEGNRYIIIRMRRIFPEYAQTSKRIAAEAVLAVAYVLLVSLLLDELYYKPVYHISALAMGFRISIVPTVIVYLVYEAVYFFDAWKMNVRKTEAFMRENVQSQLEVLKNQLDPHFLFNSMNTLAALIDDENTAAQDYLERLSDVYRYVLVSRNKNTVLLGEELAFVDAYVYLNKIRFRDNLRVEKQLSPVALTRHIAPLSLQMLIENAIKHNVASRENPLNILIREEAEGYLVVENNISEKTILEKSTRVGLQNIVNRYNLLTDRAVEVVRGGEKFTVKIPLLGQQAG, from the coding sequence ATGAAAGAAAAGGCCTACACGCTCAACGACCGGAAATGGAGGATGATCGGCATTCCGCTCATGGGGTTGTCGATTGCGGTAATGGTCAATTTCGATGAATTTCTGAAACTGAGCCGGCTTTTCTTCGTTAGTGTACTTTTTTCGACGCTGCTTACGCTTACTTTCTGGGAGGGTAACAGGTACATTATTATCCGGATGCGACGGATTTTCCCGGAGTATGCCCAAACCAGTAAACGGATAGCGGCCGAGGCCGTATTGGCTGTCGCGTATGTATTGCTGGTGTCGCTGCTGCTCGATGAGCTTTACTATAAACCGGTTTATCACATAAGCGCCCTCGCAATGGGTTTCCGGATCAGTATCGTGCCTACCGTGATCGTCTACCTGGTTTATGAAGCCGTTTACTTTTTTGATGCCTGGAAAATGAATGTTCGGAAAACGGAGGCATTCATGCGGGAAAATGTACAGTCGCAGCTGGAAGTGCTTAAAAATCAGCTCGACCCGCATTTTTTATTCAATAGCATGAATACGCTGGCAGCGTTAATCGACGATGAGAATACCGCTGCGCAGGATTACCTCGAAAGGCTGTCGGACGTATATCGTTATGTGCTTGTGAGCCGCAATAAAAATACGGTGCTGCTGGGCGAGGAACTGGCGTTTGTGGACGCTTACGTGTATCTCAACAAGATCCGTTTCAGGGATAATTTGCGGGTTGAAAAGCAGCTGTCGCCGGTTGCATTGACGCGGCATATTGCACCGCTCAGCCTGCAAATGTTGATCGAGAATGCGATCAAGCACAATGTGGCCTCGCGGGAAAACCCGTTAAATATCCTGATCCGTGAGGAAGCGGAGGGATATCTGGTGGTTGAAAACAATATTTCCGAAAAGACCATTCTCGAAAAATCGACGCGGGTGGGCCTGCAGAACATCGTCAATCGATACAATCTGTTGACAGACAGGGCCGTGGAGGTGGTTCGGGGAGGGGAGAAATTTACCGTTAAAATCCCGCTGCTTGGGCAGCAGGCCGGTTAA
- a CDS encoding LytTR family DNA-binding domain-containing protein — translation MKILIIEDEYPAAERLEKLIKKLDPRMEVTAVLESVEAGREWFAHAEPVDLIFSDIQLADGLSFQIFEEFPAHSPIIFTTSYDEYAIKAFRVKSIDYLLKPIKAPELAEAIRKYENIREDFSPKAYARKVETLLDSLEMTRRPFKTRFLVKNGEQLIPVNQEHVAYFYTTNEMACLVATDGRQYLVDYKLEELESLLDPANFFRLNRQFIARIDAIRKIHTYFNGKLKVELRPQASQEVVVSREKAPAFKAWLEI, via the coding sequence ATGAAAATACTGATCATTGAAGACGAATATCCGGCTGCGGAGAGGCTGGAAAAGCTGATTAAAAAGCTCGACCCACGCATGGAAGTGACGGCTGTGCTGGAAAGTGTGGAAGCCGGACGGGAATGGTTCGCCCATGCGGAGCCTGTGGACCTGATTTTTTCCGACATACAGCTCGCCGACGGGCTCAGTTTTCAGATATTCGAAGAGTTTCCGGCACATAGCCCGATCATTTTTACGACATCCTACGATGAGTACGCGATCAAGGCTTTCCGGGTCAAAAGCATCGATTATTTGCTGAAACCCATTAAGGCGCCCGAACTGGCGGAAGCTATCCGGAAATACGAGAATATCCGTGAAGACTTTTCACCAAAGGCTTACGCAAGAAAAGTGGAGACGCTGCTGGATAGCCTGGAAATGACCAGAAGGCCATTTAAAACGCGGTTTCTGGTCAAAAATGGCGAGCAGCTGATCCCGGTCAATCAGGAACATGTCGCTTATTTTTACACCACCAATGAAATGGCATGCCTCGTAGCGACCGACGGCCGGCAATACCTGGTGGACTACAAGTTGGAAGAACTGGAATCTTTGCTGGACCCGGCGAATTTTTTCCGGTTGAACCGTCAGTTTATCGCCCGTATCGACGCTATCCGGAAGATTCATACGTATTTTAACGGCAAATTGAAAGTCGAGCTTCGGCCGCAGGCTTCGCAGGAGGTTGTCGTAAGCAGGGAAAAGGCCCCGGCATTCAAAGCGTGGCTTGAAATATAG
- a CDS encoding DUF1801 domain-containing protein, with protein MAKTDFKSVDEYQDTFQGEKKQRLATIRSIIREAAPQAEEVISYQIPAYKYFGFLVYYSAATNHISLSYPFSEALLAEFRTELSKYKMSKSAIQFPDKDPLPTDLIRRIVEYRVKENEAAEASRPQKSKKK; from the coding sequence ATGGCTAAAACAGATTTTAAATCCGTGGACGAATACCAGGATACATTTCAGGGAGAGAAAAAACAACGGTTGGCGACGATCCGAAGCATTATCCGTGAAGCGGCGCCGCAAGCAGAAGAAGTAATCAGTTACCAGATACCGGCTTACAAGTATTTTGGTTTCCTGGTTTATTATTCGGCGGCCACGAATCACATTTCATTGTCATATCCTTTCAGCGAGGCTTTGCTGGCGGAGTTCAGGACGGAGCTTTCCAAATATAAAATGAGTAAATCGGCCATCCAGTTTCCCGATAAAGACCCGCTGCCGACCGATCTGATCAGGCGGATCGTCGAATACCGGGTGAAGGAAAATGAAGCTGCTGAGGCTTCCAGGCCGCAGAAGTCCAAAAAGAAATAA
- a CDS encoding response regulator yields the protein METRKILLIEDNPEMRENTAEILELANYEVVTARNGKEGVQIATQHHPDLIICDIMMPELDGYGVLHMLGKDECTASIPFIFLTAKAEKEDYRKGMTMGADDYLTKPYDDVELLNAVEMRLKKSDRLKKQFERSAEGLDHFIREAQAFDPIMKLAEDKKVKVLKKKETIYTEGSFPSHVYFLQKGKVKAYKSNENGKEYITDLLKEGEFFGYLDLLQGAAYEETAIALEKSEVAMIPKDDFFNLLQGNREVASKFIRMLSNEIKEREERLLQLAYNSVRKRVAQALVMLVQRYQEDRSKPFSMAVTREDIASMVGTATETVIRTLSDFKDERLVDMKGSQITVLEYEKLARMRN from the coding sequence TTGGAGACTAGAAAAATACTTTTGATCGAAGACAATCCCGAAATGCGGGAGAATACCGCCGAAATCCTCGAACTCGCCAACTACGAGGTGGTAACCGCCCGAAATGGCAAGGAAGGTGTGCAGATTGCTACCCAGCACCATCCCGATCTTATCATATGCGACATCATGATGCCGGAACTCGACGGTTACGGCGTGCTGCATATGCTCGGAAAAGACGAGTGTACCGCCTCCATTCCATTCATTTTCCTTACGGCAAAGGCTGAAAAGGAGGATTATCGCAAAGGCATGACTATGGGCGCCGACGATTACCTTACCAAACCCTACGACGACGTGGAGCTGCTCAATGCCGTGGAAATGCGCCTCAAAAAGAGCGACCGACTGAAAAAGCAGTTCGAACGTTCCGCCGAAGGCCTCGACCACTTTATCAGGGAAGCTCAGGCTTTCGACCCGATCATGAAACTGGCGGAAGACAAAAAGGTGAAAGTGCTGAAAAAAAAGGAGACCATTTACACGGAAGGCAGCTTTCCTTCTCACGTTTATTTTCTTCAGAAAGGAAAGGTAAAAGCCTACAAATCGAATGAAAACGGCAAGGAATACATTACCGATCTGCTGAAAGAGGGTGAGTTTTTCGGCTATCTCGATCTGCTTCAGGGGGCAGCCTACGAAGAAACGGCGATTGCACTCGAAAAGTCCGAAGTAGCGATGATCCCTAAAGACGATTTTTTCAACCTGCTTCAAGGCAACCGCGAGGTAGCTTCCAAGTTCATCCGCATGCTTTCCAACGAGATCAAGGAACGGGAGGAGCGACTGTTGCAGCTCGCTTACAACTCCGTCCGCAAACGCGTGGCGCAAGCGCTCGTGATGCTCGTACAGCGTTATCAGGAAGACCGTTCGAAACCGTTTTCAATGGCCGTCACCCGCGAAGACATCGCGTCGATGGTAGGAACCGCTACCGAAACGGTGATCCGGACACTTTCCGACTTCAAGGACGAACGCCTCGTCGATATGAAGGGCAGCCAAATCACGGTTTTGGAATACGAAAAGCTGGCGCGAATGCGGAATTAG